One Mercurialis annua linkage group LG3, ddMerAnnu1.2, whole genome shotgun sequence DNA window includes the following coding sequences:
- the LOC126673539 gene encoding E3 ubiquitin-protein ligase At3g02290-like isoform X2: protein MGGLCCCPSSDEFQEYGYPTNSFCISLRLFFHHLLSGYGTMFHRLEGRPTSPTQMGSSLTLTGVNTGLADGFVNDAHISLSRPVPYDADQRFTRLQRDGLVSRKSMTHFQEEAQSLRRSVSNLGTESSGFGKNQNEVDSEDDSKPSRSDFSEKILATKTTYGLSYLHSSSEYEDVCPTCLDEYTPENPKITTRCSHHFHLGCIYEWLERSENCPICGKEMEFCESP from the exons ATGGGTGGGCTCTGCTGCTGCCCAAGCAGCGATGAATTCCAAGAATATGGTTACCCAACCAATTCATTCTGCATCTCCCTCAGACTCTTTTTCCACCACCTACTCTCTGGG TATGGCACAATGTTTCATAGACTTGAAGGTAGGCCCACATCTCCGACACAAATGGGATCTTCCTTGACTTTAACTGGTGTTAACACAGGACTGGCAGATGGTTTTGTGAATGATGCTCATATCTCATTGTCAAGGCCAGTCCCTTATGATGCTGATCAGCGATTCACTCGTTTACAGCGTGATGGTTTAGTATCTAGAAAATCAATGACCCATTTTCAAGAAGAAGCGCAATCATTGAGAAGGAGCGTGAGCAATCTTGGCACTGAATCATCTGGTTTTGGGAAGAATCAGAATGAGGTTGATTCTGAGGATGACAGTAAACCGAGTCGTTCAGATTTCTCAGAGAAAATTTTGGCAACAAAAACTACATATGGACTGTCTTATTTGCATTCATCTTCTGAATATGAAGATGTTTGCCCTACATGTCTTGATG AGTACACTCCAGAAAATCCTAAAATTACAACAAGATGCTCTCACCATTTTCACCTGGGTTGTATTTATGAATGGCTGGAAAGAAGTGAAAATTGTCCGATATGCGGCAAG GAGATGGAGTTTTGTGAGAGCCCTTAA
- the LOC126673537 gene encoding uncharacterized protein LOC126673537 produces MIPPELQARPFRPYIASSISAPSFSSFSNGRSDSNPSPNSHFHSPLPSSSSSSRSRFSPSTFAHNARIAIALVPCGAFLLDLGGGPVLATLTLGLMIAYILDSLNFKSGAFFGVWFSLIAAQIAFFFSSSLLTSFYSLPLGLLAAFLCAYANFLIGVWASLQFKWIQLENPSIVLALERLLFACVPFTASSIFTWATISAVGMNNASYYLMIFNCVFYWLYAIPRVSSFKSKQEAKYHGGEIPDDSLIVSHLEGCFHTLNLLFCPLLFHIASHYSLIFSSAASVCDLFLLFFIPFLFQLYASTRGALWWVTKNAHQLHSIRLVNGAVALVIVVLCLEVRVVFHSFGRYIQVPPPLSYLLVTLTMLGGAAGAGSYALGMISDASSSVAFTALAVIVSAAGAIVIGFPILFLPLPSIAGFYLARFFTKKSLPSYFAFVVLGSLMVIWFVLHNFWDLNIWLAGMSLKSFCKLIVTSVILAMAIPGLTLLPPQLQFLVEAGLIGHALLLCYIENRFFSYSGIYFYGMEDDVMYPSYMVIVTTFVGLALVRRLSLDHRIGSKAVWILTCLYSSKLAMLFISSKSVVWVSAVLLLAISPPVLLYKDKSRTGSKMKSWQGYAHAAVVSLSVWFCRETIFEALQWWNGRPPSDGLLLGFCIALIGLACVPIVALHFSHVLAAKRCLVLVVATGVLFIMMQPPIPLAWTYHSDIIKAARQSSDDISIYGFMASKPTWPSWLLIVAILLTLAAVTSIIPIKYIVELRTFYSIAIGLALGIYISAEYFLQAAVLHVLIVVTMVCTSIFVVFTHFPSASSTKILPWVFALLVALFPVTYLLEGQVRIKSILEDGGVGDLGEEDRKLTTFLAVEGARTSLLGLYAAIFMLIALEIKFELASLMREKAPERSGIRHSQSGQSSSAGFAPRMRFMQQRRASVPTFTIKRMAAEGAWMPAVGNVATIMCFAICLILNVNLTGGSNQAIFFLAPILLLLNQDSDFVAGFGDKQRYFPVAVAISAYLVLTSLYSIWEDVWHGNAGWGMEIGGPDWFFAVKNLALLILTFPSHIVFNRFVWSYTTQTGTTPLMTLPLNLPTIIMSDVTKIKILGVLGIFYSIAQTLISRQHYISGLKYI; encoded by the exons ATGATACCGCCGGAACTCCAGGCGCGGCCATTCCGACCGTACATAGCATCCTCCATTAGCGCcccttctttctcttctttcaGCAATGGCCGCTCTGATTCAAACCCTAGCCCTAACTCCCACTTCCATTCTCCTCTtccttcctcctcctcctcctctagATCTCGCTTCTCTCCCTCTACTTTCGCTCACAACGCCAGAATCGCCATCGCTCTCGTCCCCTGCGGCGCCTTCCTCCTTGACCTCGGCGGCGGCCCCGTCCTGGCCACCCTAACCCTTGGCCTGATGATTGCTTACATCCTGGATTCTCTCAACTTCAAGTCGGGCGCATTCTTCGGTGTTTGGTTCTCTCTAATCGCAGCTCAGATCGCTTTCTTCTTCAGCTCTTCACTGCTCACCTCCTTCTACTCGCTTCCTTTAGGCCTCCTGGCGGCTTTCCTCTGCGCTTATGCTAATTTCCTGATTGGAGTATGGGCTTCTCTTCAGTTCAAGTGGATCCAGCTCGAAAATCCTTCCATCGTCCTTGCTCTGGAGCGTCTCCTGTTCGCCTGCGTCCCCTTCACGGCTTCCTCAATCTTCACCTGGGCAACCATTTCGGCGGTCGGAATGAACAACGCTTCTTACTATCTCATGATATTCAACTGCGTGTTCTACTGGCTGTATGCCATCCCCAGAGTTTCTTCTTTTAAATCCAAACAGGAAGCTAAGTATCACGGGGGAGAGATTCCGGACGATAGCTTAATCGTCTCACATCTCGAGGGCTGTTTCCATACTCTCAATTTACTCTTCTGTCCTTTATTGTTTCACATTGCTTCTCACTATTCTCTCATATTTTCTTCCGCTGCTTCTGTTTGTGATTTGTTCCTGCTCTTTTTTATCCCTTTCTTGTTCCAACTCTATGCTTCCACCAGAGGTGCTCTGTGGTGGGTTACTAAGAATGCTCACCAATTGCACAGCATTCGCCTTGTCAATGGCGCTGTTGCTTTGGTTATTGTTGTGCTCTGTCTCGAGGTTAGAGTTGTTTTCCATTCCTTTGGACGCTACATTCAGGTTCCTCCTCCGCTCAGTTATCTTCTCGTCACTCTGACTATGCTCGGAGGGGCAGCTGGTGCCGGTTCTTATGCCCTTGGTATGATTTCTGATGCTTCCAGCTCTGTGGCTTTCACTGCTTTGGCTGTCATTGTTAGTGCTGCCGGAGCTATTGTTATTGGATTTCCCATACTG TTCCTCCCTCTACCTTCTATTGCTGGCTTTTACTTGGCTCGCTTTTTCACAAAAAAAAGCCTTCCATCTTACTTTGCCTTTGTTGTGCTTGGGAGCTTGATGGTGATATGGTTTGTGCTGCACAACTTCTGGGATCTAAATATTTGGCTGGCAGGCATGTCACTGAAGTCATTTTGTAAACTCATAGTTACTAGTGTCATCCTAGCAATGGCTATTCCTGGTTTAACTCTACTTCCACCCCAACTTCAGTTTTTAGTTGAAGCTGGTTTGATCGGCCATGCATTGCTTTTATGCTATATTGAGAATCGATTTTTTAGTTACTCGGGAATATACTTTTACGGCATGGAAGATGATGTGATGTATCCAAGCTATATGGTTATCGTGACAACTTTTGTGGGTTTGGCTCTTGTTAGACGGCTATCTTTGGATCATCGAATTGGGTCAAAGGCTGTTTGGATTTTGACATGCCTATATTCTTCAAAGTTGGCCATGCTGTTTATTTCGTCAAAGTCTGTTGTATGGGTTTCAGCTGTACTATTACTAGCCATTTCTCCCCCGGTACTTCTATACAA GGATAAGTCACGAACCGGGTCAAAGATGAAATCATGGCAAGGTTATGCACATGCAGCTGTGGTTTCTCTATCAGTTTGGTTTTGCCGAGAAACTATTTTTGAAGCTCTCCAATGGTGGAATGGAAGGCCTCCATCAGATGGTTTACTTTTGGGCTTCTGTATTGCCTTGATAGGATTGGCATGTGTACCAATTGTTGCTCTGCACTTCTCTCATGTACTG GCTGCTAAGAGATGTCTGGTGCTAGTTGTGGCAACAGGCGTTTTATTTATTATGATGCAGCCACCAATCCCATTGGCATGGACTTATCATTCGGACATTATTAAAGCAGCTCGTCAATCTTCTGACGACATCTCTATTTATGGCTTCATGGCATCAAAACCTACATGGCCATCTTGGCTTCTTATTGTGGCTATTCTGCTCACTTTAGCTGCTGTGACATCCATCATACCCATAAAATACATAGTAGAGCTCAGAACATTTTACTCCATCGCTATTGGGCTTGCTCTTGGCATCTATATATCCGCAGAGTACTTCCTACAAGCTGCAGTATTGCATGTTCTCATTGTTGTTACCATGGTCTGCACTTCTATATTTGTTGTCTTCACTCATTTCCCATCTGCTTCAAGCACAAAGATTCTACCATGGGTATTTGCTCTACTGGTAGCTCTCTTTCCAGTGACATATCTGCTGGAAGGTCAAGTGAGAATTAAAAGCATCCTAGAAGATGGAGGAGTTGGAGATTTGGGAGAAGAAGATAGGAAGCTCACCACTTTTTTGGCAGTTGAAGGAGCAAGGACGTCTCTTCTTGGTTTATACGCAGCAATCTTTATGCTCATAGCACTGGAGATAAAGTTTGAACTTGCGTCACTCATGCGGGAAAAGGCTCCTGAAAGGAGTGGAATTAGACACAGTCAATCTGGTCAAAGCagctctgctggttttgctccACGGATGAGGTTCATGCAGCAGCGTCGGGCCTCTGTTCCGACCTTCACCATCAAGAGAATGGCCGCAGAGGGAGCCTGGATGCCTGCGGTTGGAAATGTTGCTACCATAATGTGCTTTGCCATATGTCTGATCCTGAATGTGAATCTGACTGGGGGTTCAAACCAGGCAATATTCTTCCTAGCACCTATTTTGCTGCTTCTAAACCAGGACTCTGATTTTGTTGCTGGTTTTGGGGACAAACAGAGGTATTTTCCTGTTGCAGTTGCTATATCAGCGTATTTGGTATTGACGTCGCTATACAGCATATGGGAAGATGTTTGGCACGGGAATGCTGGATGGGGGATGGAGATTGGGGGGCCTGATTGGTTCTTTGCAGTCAAAAATCTAGCACTCCTCATTCTAACATTCCCCAGCCACATTGTATTCAACAGGTTTGTGTGGAGTTACACGACGCAGACCGGAACCACGCCATTGATGACGCTGCCTCTTAATCTACCAACTATCATAATGTCAGATGTGACGAAGATAAAGATATTGGGGGTATTAGGAATATTTTATAGCATAGCCCAGACTCTAATTTCTAGACAGCACTATATATCAGGATTGAAGTACATTtag
- the LOC126675480 gene encoding indole-3-acetic acid-amido synthetase GH3.17-like has translation MFPSFDPNDNEAGLKLLEDLTTNACQIQEEVLQHILTLNSKTEYLSSFLNGLSDKANFKEKVDVVNYEDIRPFIERIANGDPSNIISAHPITELLTSSGTSAGQPKMMPSTAEDLDRKTFFYNLLVPLMNKYIDGLDQGKGMYFLFIKPEISTPSGLMARPVLTSYYKSNNFRNRPFNRYNVYTSPDEAILCPDNKQSMYCQLLCGLVQRDEVIRVGAIFASAFLRAIKFLEDHWQELCSNIRTASISEWIDDQSCRNAVLSILKKPNSELASLIENECSSKSWEGIIKKLWPRTKFIEVIVTGSMAQYISTLEFYSGGLPLVSIMYASSECYFGFNLKPLSDPSDVSYTLLPNMAYFEFLPVERDSGEAVHLNGVSDQNCIHGEGEHKKKKQKKKTDTVDLVDVKVGQYYELVVTTFTGLYRYRVGDILMVTGFYNNAPQFRFVHRRNVVLSIDTDKTNEEDLLNAVTQAKLLLEPLGFLLTEYTSFADTFSIPGHYVLFWELKSRGNNGPLELDPDLMEQCCFTVEEGLDYVYRRCRKKDKSIGALEIRVVKHGTFDALMDFCLSQGSSVNQYKTPRCIKSEEALQILDSRVIGNYFSKKTPSWEPFKME, from the exons ATGTTCCCAAGCTTTGATCCTAATGACAACGAAGCCGGTCTGAAGCTTTTGGAAGACCTCACGACAAATGCATGTCAAATACAAGAAGAGGTTTTGCAGCATATACTAACTCTCAATTCCAAAACTGAATACCTTAGCAGCTTCCTCAATGGCCTTTCTGATAAGGCTAACTTCAAGGAGAAAGTTGATGTTGTTAATTATGAAGATATCAGGCCTTTCATCGAGCGAATTGCCAATGGAGACCCTTCAAATATCATTTCAGCTCATCCCATCACTGAGCTTCTCACAAG CTCTGGAACTTCAGCAGGACAGCCCAAAATGATGCCTTCAACTGCTGAGGATTTGGACAGGAAGACATTCTTCTACAACCTTCTTGTCCCTTTGATGAACAA GTATATAGATGGCTTAGACCAAGGAAAAggaatgtattttttatttatcaaaccTGAAATTAGCACCCCTTCAGGCTTGATGGCCAGACCTGTTTTAACCAGCTACTACAAGAGCAATAACTTCAGAAATCGACCTTTTAACCGATACAACGTTTATACAAGTCCTGATGAGGCCATCTTATGTCCTGATAACAAGCAGAGCATGTACTGCCAGTTACTGTGTGGTTTAGTACAGCGAGATGAAGTTATTAGAGTGGGTGCAATTTTTGCATCTGCTTTCTTGCGAGCTATCAAATTCTTGGAAGACCACTGGCAGGAATTATGCTCCAACATAAGAACAGCTTCTATCAGTGAATGGATTGACGACCAAAGTTGCAGAAATGCTGTATTGTCAATCTTGAAGAAACCCAATTCAGAACTGGCCAGCTTGATAGAAAATGAATGCAGCAGCAAATCTTGGGAAGGGATAATCAAAAAGCTTTGGCCGAGAACCAAGTTTATTGAAGTCATTGTTACCGGTTCAATGGCTCAGTATATATCCACACTTGAATTCTACAGCGGTGGCCTCCCTTTAGTTTCAATAATGTATGCATCTTCCGAATGTTACTTCGGATTCAATTTAAAGCCATTGAGCGATCCTTCCGATGTCTCCTACACTCTGCTACCCAATATGGCCTACTTTGAATTCCTTCCTGTGGAGAGAGATTCAGGAGAAGCAGTACATCTGAATGGTGTTTCTGATCAGAATTGTATACATGGGGAGGGTGAACATAAGAAGAAGAAACAGAAGAAGAAAACAGACACCGTAGATCTTGTGGATGTGAAAGTTGGTCAATACTACGAGCTTGTTGTGACTACTTTTACAG GGCTATACAGATACAGAGTTGGAGACATTCTGATGGTGACAGGTTTCTACAACAATGCTCCTCAGTTCAGGTTTGTACATCGGAGAAATGTGGTCTTAAGCATTGATACAGACAAAACCAATGAAGAGGATCTGTTAAACGCAGTGACACAAGCGAAGCTACTGCTGGAGCCACTGGGGTTTCTTCTGACAGAGTACACTAGCTTTGCGGATACGTTTTCAATCCCAGGTCATTATGTACTGTTCTGGGAACTTAAATCCAGAGGAAATAATGGTCCCCTGGAGCTTGATCCGGATCTCATGGAGCAATGCTGCTTCACAGTAGAAGAGGGGTTGGATTATGTTTACAGGAGGTGCAGGAAGAAGGATAAGTCGATAGGAGCATTAGAGATAAGGGTAGTGAAGCATGGAACATTTGATGCACTCATGGATTTTTGCCTGTCTCAGGGATCATCCGTAAATCAATATAAAACACCCAGGTGCATCAAGTCCGAGGAAGCCTTGCAGATTTTGGATTCAAGAGTGATTGGAAATTATTTCAGCAAGAAAACACCTTCCTGGGAGCCGTTTAAAATGGAATAA
- the LOC126673538 gene encoding protein NRT1/ PTR FAMILY 6.1 — MGTSSEIKSPQGLPAVSPLQRISELSGSKKLGMYFMESDNRRMAFGRGYTGGTTPVNIHGKPIADLSKTGGWTASIFIFGNEMAERMAYFGLSVNMVAFMFYVMHMPFSSSSNAVNNFLGISQASSVLGGFLADAYLGRYWTIAIFTTIYLAGLTGITLCASMSIFIPNQHNCDQLSLLLGNCEPAKSWQMTFLYTVLYVTGFGAAGIRPCVSSFGADQFDERSPNYKSHLDRFFNFFYLFVTIGAIVAFTLVVYIQIEHGWGSAFGSLAIAMGVSNTLFFLGTPMYRHRLPGGSPLTRVAQVLVAAFRKRNASFSSSEMIGLYEIPGKHSAIMGSGKIAHTDDFRCLDKAALQLKEDGLSTSPWRLCTVTQVEEVKILIKLVPVTACTIMLNLVLTEYLTLSVQQAYTMNTHLGRLKLPVTCMPVFPGLSIFLILSLYYSVFVPLCRRITGHPHGASQLQRVGIGLAVSIISVAWAGIFEKYRRDYAIKHGYELGFLTPMPNLSAYWLLIQYCLIGIAEVFCVVGLLEFLYEESPDAMKSIGSAYAAVAGGLGCFGASILNSIIKSVTGNPEKQQASWLSQNINTGRFDYFYWLLTLLSIINFCVFLYSAYRYKYRAEQKFETGEQVVTIKNSTPTAS; from the exons ATGGGTACTAGTAGTGAAATCAAGTCACCTCAAGGTCTGCCGGCCGTTTCCCCATTGCAAAGAATTTCGGAGTTGAGTGGAAGCAAGAAGCTCGGAATGTACTTCATGGAGTCCGATAATAGGCGTATGGCTTTCGGGCGTGGTTATACCGGAGGAACTACCCCGGTCAACATTCATGGGAAACCTATTGCTGATCTCTCAAAGACCGGTGGTTGGACTGCTTCCATCTTCATATTTG GGAATGAAATGGCTGAGAGGATGGCATATTTTGGGCTATCAGTGAACATGGTAGCTTTTATGTTCTATGTCATGCATATGCCCTTCTCCAGTTCATCAAATGCAGTTAACAACTTCTTAGGGATCTCACAAGCTTCTTCTGTTCTCGGCGGCTTCCTCGCAGATGCCTACCTCGGTCGTTATTGGACCATTGCCATATTCACCACCATCTATCTTGCA GGTTTGACAGGCATTACCCTGTGTGCATCAATGAGCATTTTCATTCCGAATCAGCACAACTGTGATCAGTTATCCTTGCTTCTGGGTAATTGTGAGCCTGCAAAATCATGGCAGATGACCTTCCTCTACACGGTGTTGTATGTGACTGGATTTGGAGCTGCGGGTATAAGACCGTGTGTTTCTTCTTTTGGGGCCGATCAGTTTGACGAAAGAAGTCCAAATTACAAATCACACCTTGATAGATTTTTCAacttcttttatctttttgtaACTATCGGAGCAATTGTGGCCTTCACTTTAGTAGTCTACATTCAAATAGAACATGGATGGGGATCTGCTTTTGGTTCTCTGGCAATCGCTATGGGTGTATCAAACACACTCTTCTTTTTAGGAACTCCCATGTACCGCCATAGATTGCCCGGAGGCAGCCCCCTCACAAGAGTTGCTCAGGTTCTGGTTGCTGCCTTCCGGAAGAGAAATGCCAGCTTTTCTAGCAGCGAAATGATAGGCCTCTATGAGATTCCCGGCAAGCATTCGGCTATAATGGGCAGTGGAAAGATAGCTCATACTGACGATTTCAG GTGTTTGGACAAAGCAGCTTTGCAGCTGAAGGAAGACGGTTTGAGTACAAGTCCTTGGAGGCTCTGTACAGTAACTCAAGTAGAGGAAGTGAAGATACTAATAAAGCTTGTTCCTGTAACAGCCTGCACAATTATGCTGAATTTAGTTTTGACAGAGTATCTCACTCTCTCAGTACAGCAGGCATACACAATGAACACCCATCTCGGTCGTCTCAAACTTCCTGTAACATGCATGCCTGTGTTCCCCGGCCTCAGCATTTTCCTTATACTCTCTCTCTATTACTCCGTCTTCGTTCCACTATGCCGACGCATTACCGGTCATCCTCATGGTGCGTCTCAGCTTCAGAGAGTAGGCATTGGCCTGGCAGTTTCAATCATATCTGTGGCATGGGCCGGGATTTTTGAGAAGTATCGGAGAGACTATGCGATAAAACATGGTTATGAACTTGGTTTCTTGACACCCATGCCAAACCTAAGTGCATACTGGTTGTTGATACAGTATTGCCTAATTGGAATAGCTGAAGTATTTTGCGTGGTAGGACTACTGGAGTTCCTGTACGAGGAATCCCCTGATGCAATGAAGAGTATCGGGTCTGCTTACGCTGCAGTAGCTGGGGGTTTAGGCTGCTTTGGAGCAAGCATCTTGAACAGCATCATCAAATCAGTAACAGGGAACCCTGAAAAACAACAGGCATCGTGGTTGTCCCAGAATATAAATACTGGtagatttgattatttttactGGCTGCTAACCCTTCTTAGCATCATAAATTTCTGTGTTTTTCTATACTCAGCTTACAGATACAAGTACAGGGCAGAGCAAAAGTTCGAAACAGGGGAACAAGTTGTGACAATTAAAAACAGCACCCCAACAGCTTCCTAG
- the LOC126673540 gene encoding uncharacterized protein At4g14100-like — MGSVASSSCTKCLILLFLVLVMRSRWAEGEASPAPWPHQFHALLFMNYSGILQKIDLWYDWTNGRNFNIIQHQLGKLTYDLEWNNGTSFFYTLDSNKECSSAQLEVGILRPNWLDGAKYLGQRDMDGFVCNVWEKVDFIWYYEDVVTKRPVYWVFYTGREAHVMTFEVGAALEDAKWQVPAYCFDHTTSSSSPQTLSFVVDGGSN; from the exons ATGGGCAGCGTAGCATCCTCCAGCTGTACAAAATGCCTTATCTTATTGTTTTTGGTGTTAGTAATGAGATCACGGTGGGCAGAAGGAGAAGCGAGTCCAGCGCCATGGCCGCACCAGTTCCACGCCcttctttttatgaattacaGCGGGATTCTTCAGAAGATCGATCTCTGGTACGACTGGACCAACGGCAGAAACTTCAACATAATACAACACCAGCTGGGTAAGCTGACGTACGATCTTGAATGGAACAACGGGACTTCCTTCTTTTACACGCTGGACTCCAACAAAGAGTGTTCTTCGGCTCAACTGGAGGTGGGAATCCTCCGGCCGAATTGGCTGGATGGAGCCAAGTATTTAGGGCAACGTGACATGGATGGATTTGTTTGCAATGTTTGGGAGAAGGTGGATTTCATTTGGTACTACGAGGATGTTGTCACCAAAAGACCCGTTTACTGGGTGTTTTACACCG GGAGGGAGGCCCATGTGATGACATTTGAAGTGGGTGCTGCACTTGAGGATGCTAAATGGCAAGTCCCTGCCTACTGCTTTGACCACACaacctcttcttcttctccgcAAACTTTGAGTTTTGTCGTGGATGGAGGCTCCAATTGA
- the LOC126673539 gene encoding E3 ubiquitin-protein ligase At3g02290-like isoform X3, whose product MGGLCCCPSSDEFQEYGYPTNSFCISLRLFFHHLLSGYGTMFHRLEGRPTSPTQMGSSLTLTGVNTGLADGFVNDAHISLSRPVPYDADQRFTRLQRDGLVSRKSMTHFQEEAQSLRRSVSNLGTESSGFGKNQNEVDSEDDSKPSRSDFSEKILATKTTYGLSYLHSSSEYEDVCPTCLDEYTPENPKITTRCSHHFHLGCIYEWLERSENCPICGKSFY is encoded by the exons ATGGGTGGGCTCTGCTGCTGCCCAAGCAGCGATGAATTCCAAGAATATGGTTACCCAACCAATTCATTCTGCATCTCCCTCAGACTCTTTTTCCACCACCTACTCTCTGGG TATGGCACAATGTTTCATAGACTTGAAGGTAGGCCCACATCTCCGACACAAATGGGATCTTCCTTGACTTTAACTGGTGTTAACACAGGACTGGCAGATGGTTTTGTGAATGATGCTCATATCTCATTGTCAAGGCCAGTCCCTTATGATGCTGATCAGCGATTCACTCGTTTACAGCGTGATGGTTTAGTATCTAGAAAATCAATGACCCATTTTCAAGAAGAAGCGCAATCATTGAGAAGGAGCGTGAGCAATCTTGGCACTGAATCATCTGGTTTTGGGAAGAATCAGAATGAGGTTGATTCTGAGGATGACAGTAAACCGAGTCGTTCAGATTTCTCAGAGAAAATTTTGGCAACAAAAACTACATATGGACTGTCTTATTTGCATTCATCTTCTGAATATGAAGATGTTTGCCCTACATGTCTTGATG AGTACACTCCAGAAAATCCTAAAATTACAACAAGATGCTCTCACCATTTTCACCTGGGTTGTATTTATGAATGGCTGGAAAGAAGTGAAAATTGTCCGATATGCGGCAAG TCTTTCTACTAG
- the LOC126673539 gene encoding E3 ubiquitin-protein ligase At3g02290-like isoform X1, which produces MGGLCCCPSSDEFQEYGYPTNSFCISLRLFFHHLLSGYGTMFHRLEGRPTSPTQMGSSLTLTGVNTGLADGFVNDAHISLSRPVPYDADQRFTRLQRDGLVSRKSMTHFQEEAQSLRRSVSNLGTESSGFGKNQNEVDSEDDSKPSRSDFSEKILATKTTYGLSYLHSSSEYEDVCPTCLDEYTPENPKITTRCSHHFHLGCIYEWLERSENCPICGKKDIPGGASASFTSSKTNVTVSNSERKGQ; this is translated from the exons ATGGGTGGGCTCTGCTGCTGCCCAAGCAGCGATGAATTCCAAGAATATGGTTACCCAACCAATTCATTCTGCATCTCCCTCAGACTCTTTTTCCACCACCTACTCTCTGGG TATGGCACAATGTTTCATAGACTTGAAGGTAGGCCCACATCTCCGACACAAATGGGATCTTCCTTGACTTTAACTGGTGTTAACACAGGACTGGCAGATGGTTTTGTGAATGATGCTCATATCTCATTGTCAAGGCCAGTCCCTTATGATGCTGATCAGCGATTCACTCGTTTACAGCGTGATGGTTTAGTATCTAGAAAATCAATGACCCATTTTCAAGAAGAAGCGCAATCATTGAGAAGGAGCGTGAGCAATCTTGGCACTGAATCATCTGGTTTTGGGAAGAATCAGAATGAGGTTGATTCTGAGGATGACAGTAAACCGAGTCGTTCAGATTTCTCAGAGAAAATTTTGGCAACAAAAACTACATATGGACTGTCTTATTTGCATTCATCTTCTGAATATGAAGATGTTTGCCCTACATGTCTTGATG AGTACACTCCAGAAAATCCTAAAATTACAACAAGATGCTCTCACCATTTTCACCTGGGTTGTATTTATGAATGGCTGGAAAGAAGTGAAAATTGTCCGATATGCGGCAAG AAAGATATTCCTGGAGGAGCATCTGCTAGTTTCACGAGCTCGAAGACTAATGTTACTGTTAGCAATTCAGAAAGAAAAGGACAATGA